In one window of Oncorhynchus kisutch isolate 150728-3 linkage group LG16, Okis_V2, whole genome shotgun sequence DNA:
- the LOC109879658 gene encoding putative ATP-dependent RNA helicase Pl10 isoform X1, whose translation MSHVAVENLHGLEQQLAVLGLNNADGQGGGTGRTCYIPPHLRNQEASKNADAFSRLSALSMAPGSYMPGGWDGGRSNGFVQNGYHDNRMNGGNRYNSGPPRMERGRGGGGFRGGRGGSYNPVQPMQNVGMFGVYDNKDGGGWNTTKDTYTSFGARPDRGKSAFFNNGGSAPRGSYQRGGFGGSGNSRWVEESRDDEDWSKPTQANERLEQELFAGGNTGINFDNYDDIPVEATGQNCPHHIDSFQDVEMGEIIMSNIALTRYTRPTPVQKYAIPIIKNKRDLMACAQTGSGKTAAFLLPVLSQIYTEGPGEALAAQKSGGQDNGKYGRRKQYPLALVLAPTRELALQIYEEARKFAYRSRVRPCVVYGGADIGQQIRDLERGCHLLVATPGRLVDMMERGKIGLDYCNYLVLDEADRMLDMGFEPQIRRIVEQDTMPPKGIRQTMMFSATFPKEIQILARDFLEEYIFLAVGRVGSTSENITQKVVWVEDGDKRSFLLDLLNATVIPSEVQDNAGENIEKPGKNSLTLVFVETKKGADALEDFLYREGYACTSIHGDRSQRDREEALHQFRSGRCPILVATAVAARGLDISNVKHVINFDLPSDIEEYVHRIGRTGRVGNLGLATSFFNDKNGNITKDLLDILVEAKQEVPSWLESLAYEHQHKSNTRGRSKRFTSGGFGARDYRQTSGGGSTGGFGGRGGRQPSGHGGNRGFGGGGGFGGNFYSSDGYGGNYSHQGGVDWWGN comes from the exons ATATGCCTGGCGGTTGGGATGGTGGACGCAGCAACGGCTTCGTGCAGAATGGTTACCACGACAACCGCATGAATGGGGGCAACCGGTACAACAGTGGCCCGCCTCGCATGGAGAGGGGCAGGGGGGGTGGAGGTTTCCGTGGTGGCAGGGGCGGGTCCTACAACCCGGTACAGCCTATGCAGAATGTCGGCATGTTTGGAGTCTACGACAACAAAGATGGCGGCGGCTGGAACACGACTAAAGATACCTACACCAGCTTCGGCGCGCGTCCTGATAGGGGGAAGTCTGCTTTTTTCAACAACGGCGGGAGTGCGCCCCGAGGAAG TTACCAGCGTGGAGGGTTTGGAGGCAGTGGAAACAGCCGCTGGGTGGAGGAGTCCAGGGATGATGAGGACTGGTCCAAACCCACTCAGGCCAATGAGCGCCTGGAACA GGAGCTGTTCGCTGGTGGCAACACAGGGATTAACTTTGACAATTACGATGACATTCCAGTTGAGGCCACTGGCCAAAACTGCCCCCATCACATTGACAGC TTCCAAGACGTAGAGATGGGAGAGATCATAATGAGTAACATCGCCCTGACCCGCTACACTCGGCCCACTCCGGTCCAGAAGTACGCCATTCCAATTATCAAGAACAAGAGGGACCTGATGGCCTGTGCCCAGACAG GTTCCGGCAAGACTGCTGCGTTCCTGTTGCCTGTACTGAGTCAGATCTACACTGAAGGCCCAGGAGAAGCCCTCGCTGCCCAGAAGTCTGGAGGACAGGACAACGGAAAGTATGGTCGCCGTAAGCAGTACCCCCTCGCTCTGGTCCTGGCCCCCACCAGAGAACTGGCCCTGCAGATCTATGAAGAGGCCAGAAAG TTTGCATACCGGTCCCGTGTGCGTCCTTGTGTGGTGTACGGAGGGGCTGACATTGGCCAgcagatcagagacctggagcgAGGCTGTCACCTGCTGGTGGCTACACCTGGACGCCTGGTGGACATGATGGAGAGGGGCAAGATCGGCCTCGACTACTGCAA TTACCTGGTGCTGGATGAGGCTGACCGGATGTTGGACATGGGTTTTGAGCCCCAGATCAGACGCATCGTGGAGCAGGACACCATGCCCCCTAAAGGCATCCGCCAGACCATGATGTTCAGCGCTACCTTCCCCAAGGAGATCCAG ATCCTGGCGCGTGACTTCCTGGAGGAGTACATCTTCCTGGCGGTGGGACGTGTGGGCTCCACCTCTGAGAACATCACCCAGAAGGTGGTGTGGGTGGAGGACGGTGACAAGAGGTCCTTCCTCCTGGACTTGCTCAATGCTACAG TCATTCCGAGCGAAGTTCAGGACAATGCAGGTGAAAACATAGAGAAACCTG GTAAGAACTCTCTGACGCTGGTGTTTGTGGAAACCAAGAAGGGAGCGGATGCCCTGGAGGACTTCCTGTACCGTGAGGGTTATGCCTGCACCAGTATCCATGGCGACCGCTCCCAGAGGGACCGAGAGGAGGCTCTGCACCAGTTCCGCTCGGGACGCTGCCCCATCCTGGTTGCCACAGCG GTGGCTGCCCGTGGCCTGGACATCTCCAATGTCAAGCACGTCATCAACTTTGACCTGCCCAGCGATATAGAGGAGTACGTCCACCGTATTGGCCGTACTGGACGTGTGGGCAACCTGG gtcTGGCCACGTCGTTCTTCAACGATAAGAACGGCAACATCACCAAGGACCTTCTGGACATCCTAGTGGAggccaaacaggaagtaccctcCTGGCTGGAGAGCCTGGCCTATGAACACCAGCACAAGAGCAACACCCGCGGACGCTCCAAGAG GTTCACCTCTGGTGGCTTCGGAGCCAGGGACTACCGTCAGACCAGTGGTGGCGGCAGCACTGGAGGGTTCGGTGGTCGTGGTGGACGCCAGCCCAGTGGGCATGGAGGAAACCGTGGATTTGGTGGCGGCG GTGGCTTTGGAGGCAACTTCTACAGCAGTGACGGCTATGGAGGAAACTACTCTCATCAGGGGGGAGTGGACTGGTGGGGCAACTAA
- the LOC109879658 gene encoding putative ATP-dependent RNA helicase Pl10 isoform X3, with protein sequence MSHVAVENLHGLEQQLAVLGLNNADGQGGGTGRTCYIPPHLRNQEASKNADAFSRLSALSMAPGSYMPGGWDGGRSNGFVQNGYHDNRMNGGNRYNSGPPRMERGRGGGGFRGGRGGSYNPVQPMQNVGMFGVYDNKDGGGWNTTKDTYTSFGARPDRGKSAFFNNGGSAPRGSYQRGGFGGSGNSRWVEESRDDEDWSKPTQANERLEQELFAGGNTGINFDNYDDIPVEATGQNCPHHIDSFQDVEMGEIIMSNIALTRYTRPTPVQKYAIPIIKNKRDLMACAQTGSGKTAAFLLPVLSQIYTEGPGEALAAQKSGGQDNGKYGRRKQYPLALVLAPTRELALQIYEEARKFAYRSRVRPCVVYGGADIGQQIRDLERGCHLLVATPGRLVDMMERGKIGLDYCNYLVLDEADRMLDMGFEPQIRRIVEQDTMPPKGIRQTMMFSATFPKEIQILARDFLEEYIFLAVGRVGSTSENITQKVVWVEDGDKRSFLLDLLNATGKNSLTLVFVETKKGADALEDFLYREGYACTSIHGDRSQRDREEALHQFRSGRCPILVATAVAARGLDISNVKHVINFDLPSDIEEYVHRIGRTGRVGNLGLATSFFNDKNGNITKDLLDILVEAKQEVPSWLESLAYEHQHKSNTRGRSKRFTSGGFGARDYRQTSGGGSTGGFGGRGGRQPSGHGGNRGFGGGGGFGGNFYSSDGYGGNYSHQGGVDWWGN encoded by the exons ATATGCCTGGCGGTTGGGATGGTGGACGCAGCAACGGCTTCGTGCAGAATGGTTACCACGACAACCGCATGAATGGGGGCAACCGGTACAACAGTGGCCCGCCTCGCATGGAGAGGGGCAGGGGGGGTGGAGGTTTCCGTGGTGGCAGGGGCGGGTCCTACAACCCGGTACAGCCTATGCAGAATGTCGGCATGTTTGGAGTCTACGACAACAAAGATGGCGGCGGCTGGAACACGACTAAAGATACCTACACCAGCTTCGGCGCGCGTCCTGATAGGGGGAAGTCTGCTTTTTTCAACAACGGCGGGAGTGCGCCCCGAGGAAG TTACCAGCGTGGAGGGTTTGGAGGCAGTGGAAACAGCCGCTGGGTGGAGGAGTCCAGGGATGATGAGGACTGGTCCAAACCCACTCAGGCCAATGAGCGCCTGGAACA GGAGCTGTTCGCTGGTGGCAACACAGGGATTAACTTTGACAATTACGATGACATTCCAGTTGAGGCCACTGGCCAAAACTGCCCCCATCACATTGACAGC TTCCAAGACGTAGAGATGGGAGAGATCATAATGAGTAACATCGCCCTGACCCGCTACACTCGGCCCACTCCGGTCCAGAAGTACGCCATTCCAATTATCAAGAACAAGAGGGACCTGATGGCCTGTGCCCAGACAG GTTCCGGCAAGACTGCTGCGTTCCTGTTGCCTGTACTGAGTCAGATCTACACTGAAGGCCCAGGAGAAGCCCTCGCTGCCCAGAAGTCTGGAGGACAGGACAACGGAAAGTATGGTCGCCGTAAGCAGTACCCCCTCGCTCTGGTCCTGGCCCCCACCAGAGAACTGGCCCTGCAGATCTATGAAGAGGCCAGAAAG TTTGCATACCGGTCCCGTGTGCGTCCTTGTGTGGTGTACGGAGGGGCTGACATTGGCCAgcagatcagagacctggagcgAGGCTGTCACCTGCTGGTGGCTACACCTGGACGCCTGGTGGACATGATGGAGAGGGGCAAGATCGGCCTCGACTACTGCAA TTACCTGGTGCTGGATGAGGCTGACCGGATGTTGGACATGGGTTTTGAGCCCCAGATCAGACGCATCGTGGAGCAGGACACCATGCCCCCTAAAGGCATCCGCCAGACCATGATGTTCAGCGCTACCTTCCCCAAGGAGATCCAG ATCCTGGCGCGTGACTTCCTGGAGGAGTACATCTTCCTGGCGGTGGGACGTGTGGGCTCCACCTCTGAGAACATCACCCAGAAGGTGGTGTGGGTGGAGGACGGTGACAAGAGGTCCTTCCTCCTGGACTTGCTCAATGCTACAG GTAAGAACTCTCTGACGCTGGTGTTTGTGGAAACCAAGAAGGGAGCGGATGCCCTGGAGGACTTCCTGTACCGTGAGGGTTATGCCTGCACCAGTATCCATGGCGACCGCTCCCAGAGGGACCGAGAGGAGGCTCTGCACCAGTTCCGCTCGGGACGCTGCCCCATCCTGGTTGCCACAGCG GTGGCTGCCCGTGGCCTGGACATCTCCAATGTCAAGCACGTCATCAACTTTGACCTGCCCAGCGATATAGAGGAGTACGTCCACCGTATTGGCCGTACTGGACGTGTGGGCAACCTGG gtcTGGCCACGTCGTTCTTCAACGATAAGAACGGCAACATCACCAAGGACCTTCTGGACATCCTAGTGGAggccaaacaggaagtaccctcCTGGCTGGAGAGCCTGGCCTATGAACACCAGCACAAGAGCAACACCCGCGGACGCTCCAAGAG GTTCACCTCTGGTGGCTTCGGAGCCAGGGACTACCGTCAGACCAGTGGTGGCGGCAGCACTGGAGGGTTCGGTGGTCGTGGTGGACGCCAGCCCAGTGGGCATGGAGGAAACCGTGGATTTGGTGGCGGCG GTGGCTTTGGAGGCAACTTCTACAGCAGTGACGGCTATGGAGGAAACTACTCTCATCAGGGGGGAGTGGACTGGTGGGGCAACTAA
- the LOC109879658 gene encoding ATP-dependent RNA helicase DDX3X isoform X4 encodes MSHVAVENLHGLEQQLAVLGLNNADGQGGGTGRTCYIPPHLRNQEASKNDMPGGWDGGRSNGFVQNGYHDNRMNGGNRYNSGPPRMERGRGGGGFRGGRGGSYNPVQPMQNVGMFGVYDNKDGGGWNTTKDTYTSFGARPDRGKSAFFNNGGSAPRGSYQRGGFGGSGNSRWVEESRDDEDWSKPTQANERLEQELFAGGNTGINFDNYDDIPVEATGQNCPHHIDSFQDVEMGEIIMSNIALTRYTRPTPVQKYAIPIIKNKRDLMACAQTGSGKTAAFLLPVLSQIYTEGPGEALAAQKSGGQDNGKYGRRKQYPLALVLAPTRELALQIYEEARKFAYRSRVRPCVVYGGADIGQQIRDLERGCHLLVATPGRLVDMMERGKIGLDYCNYLVLDEADRMLDMGFEPQIRRIVEQDTMPPKGIRQTMMFSATFPKEIQILARDFLEEYIFLAVGRVGSTSENITQKVVWVEDGDKRSFLLDLLNATGKNSLTLVFVETKKGADALEDFLYREGYACTSIHGDRSQRDREEALHQFRSGRCPILVATAVAARGLDISNVKHVINFDLPSDIEEYVHRIGRTGRVGNLGLATSFFNDKNGNITKDLLDILVEAKQEVPSWLESLAYEHQHKSNTRGRSKRFTSGGFGARDYRQTSGGGSTGGFGGRGGRQPSGHGGNRGFGGGGGFGGNFYSSDGYGGNYSHQGGVDWWGN; translated from the exons ATATGCCTGGCGGTTGGGATGGTGGACGCAGCAACGGCTTCGTGCAGAATGGTTACCACGACAACCGCATGAATGGGGGCAACCGGTACAACAGTGGCCCGCCTCGCATGGAGAGGGGCAGGGGGGGTGGAGGTTTCCGTGGTGGCAGGGGCGGGTCCTACAACCCGGTACAGCCTATGCAGAATGTCGGCATGTTTGGAGTCTACGACAACAAAGATGGCGGCGGCTGGAACACGACTAAAGATACCTACACCAGCTTCGGCGCGCGTCCTGATAGGGGGAAGTCTGCTTTTTTCAACAACGGCGGGAGTGCGCCCCGAGGAAG TTACCAGCGTGGAGGGTTTGGAGGCAGTGGAAACAGCCGCTGGGTGGAGGAGTCCAGGGATGATGAGGACTGGTCCAAACCCACTCAGGCCAATGAGCGCCTGGAACA GGAGCTGTTCGCTGGTGGCAACACAGGGATTAACTTTGACAATTACGATGACATTCCAGTTGAGGCCACTGGCCAAAACTGCCCCCATCACATTGACAGC TTCCAAGACGTAGAGATGGGAGAGATCATAATGAGTAACATCGCCCTGACCCGCTACACTCGGCCCACTCCGGTCCAGAAGTACGCCATTCCAATTATCAAGAACAAGAGGGACCTGATGGCCTGTGCCCAGACAG GTTCCGGCAAGACTGCTGCGTTCCTGTTGCCTGTACTGAGTCAGATCTACACTGAAGGCCCAGGAGAAGCCCTCGCTGCCCAGAAGTCTGGAGGACAGGACAACGGAAAGTATGGTCGCCGTAAGCAGTACCCCCTCGCTCTGGTCCTGGCCCCCACCAGAGAACTGGCCCTGCAGATCTATGAAGAGGCCAGAAAG TTTGCATACCGGTCCCGTGTGCGTCCTTGTGTGGTGTACGGAGGGGCTGACATTGGCCAgcagatcagagacctggagcgAGGCTGTCACCTGCTGGTGGCTACACCTGGACGCCTGGTGGACATGATGGAGAGGGGCAAGATCGGCCTCGACTACTGCAA TTACCTGGTGCTGGATGAGGCTGACCGGATGTTGGACATGGGTTTTGAGCCCCAGATCAGACGCATCGTGGAGCAGGACACCATGCCCCCTAAAGGCATCCGCCAGACCATGATGTTCAGCGCTACCTTCCCCAAGGAGATCCAG ATCCTGGCGCGTGACTTCCTGGAGGAGTACATCTTCCTGGCGGTGGGACGTGTGGGCTCCACCTCTGAGAACATCACCCAGAAGGTGGTGTGGGTGGAGGACGGTGACAAGAGGTCCTTCCTCCTGGACTTGCTCAATGCTACAG GTAAGAACTCTCTGACGCTGGTGTTTGTGGAAACCAAGAAGGGAGCGGATGCCCTGGAGGACTTCCTGTACCGTGAGGGTTATGCCTGCACCAGTATCCATGGCGACCGCTCCCAGAGGGACCGAGAGGAGGCTCTGCACCAGTTCCGCTCGGGACGCTGCCCCATCCTGGTTGCCACAGCG GTGGCTGCCCGTGGCCTGGACATCTCCAATGTCAAGCACGTCATCAACTTTGACCTGCCCAGCGATATAGAGGAGTACGTCCACCGTATTGGCCGTACTGGACGTGTGGGCAACCTGG gtcTGGCCACGTCGTTCTTCAACGATAAGAACGGCAACATCACCAAGGACCTTCTGGACATCCTAGTGGAggccaaacaggaagtaccctcCTGGCTGGAGAGCCTGGCCTATGAACACCAGCACAAGAGCAACACCCGCGGACGCTCCAAGAG GTTCACCTCTGGTGGCTTCGGAGCCAGGGACTACCGTCAGACCAGTGGTGGCGGCAGCACTGGAGGGTTCGGTGGTCGTGGTGGACGCCAGCCCAGTGGGCATGGAGGAAACCGTGGATTTGGTGGCGGCG GTGGCTTTGGAGGCAACTTCTACAGCAGTGACGGCTATGGAGGAAACTACTCTCATCAGGGGGGAGTGGACTGGTGGGGCAACTAA
- the LOC109879658 gene encoding ATP-dependent RNA helicase DDX3X isoform X5: MSHVAVENLHGLEQQLAVLGLNNADGQGGGTGNMPGGWDGGRSNGFVQNGYHDNRMNGGNRYNSGPPRMERGRGGGGFRGGRGGSYNPVQPMQNVGMFGVYDNKDGGGWNTTKDTYTSFGARPDRGKSAFFNNGGSAPRGSYQRGGFGGSGNSRWVEESRDDEDWSKPTQANERLEQELFAGGNTGINFDNYDDIPVEATGQNCPHHIDSFQDVEMGEIIMSNIALTRYTRPTPVQKYAIPIIKNKRDLMACAQTGSGKTAAFLLPVLSQIYTEGPGEALAAQKSGGQDNGKYGRRKQYPLALVLAPTRELALQIYEEARKFAYRSRVRPCVVYGGADIGQQIRDLERGCHLLVATPGRLVDMMERGKIGLDYCNYLVLDEADRMLDMGFEPQIRRIVEQDTMPPKGIRQTMMFSATFPKEIQILARDFLEEYIFLAVGRVGSTSENITQKVVWVEDGDKRSFLLDLLNATVIPSEVQDNAGENIEKPGKNSLTLVFVETKKGADALEDFLYREGYACTSIHGDRSQRDREEALHQFRSGRCPILVATAVAARGLDISNVKHVINFDLPSDIEEYVHRIGRTGRVGNLGLATSFFNDKNGNITKDLLDILVEAKQEVPSWLESLAYEHQHKSNTRGRSKRFTSGGFGARDYRQTSGGGSTGGFGGRGGRQPSGHGGNRGFGGGGGFGGNFYSSDGYGGNYSHQGGVDWWGN, translated from the exons ATATGCCTGGCGGTTGGGATGGTGGACGCAGCAACGGCTTCGTGCAGAATGGTTACCACGACAACCGCATGAATGGGGGCAACCGGTACAACAGTGGCCCGCCTCGCATGGAGAGGGGCAGGGGGGGTGGAGGTTTCCGTGGTGGCAGGGGCGGGTCCTACAACCCGGTACAGCCTATGCAGAATGTCGGCATGTTTGGAGTCTACGACAACAAAGATGGCGGCGGCTGGAACACGACTAAAGATACCTACACCAGCTTCGGCGCGCGTCCTGATAGGGGGAAGTCTGCTTTTTTCAACAACGGCGGGAGTGCGCCCCGAGGAAG TTACCAGCGTGGAGGGTTTGGAGGCAGTGGAAACAGCCGCTGGGTGGAGGAGTCCAGGGATGATGAGGACTGGTCCAAACCCACTCAGGCCAATGAGCGCCTGGAACA GGAGCTGTTCGCTGGTGGCAACACAGGGATTAACTTTGACAATTACGATGACATTCCAGTTGAGGCCACTGGCCAAAACTGCCCCCATCACATTGACAGC TTCCAAGACGTAGAGATGGGAGAGATCATAATGAGTAACATCGCCCTGACCCGCTACACTCGGCCCACTCCGGTCCAGAAGTACGCCATTCCAATTATCAAGAACAAGAGGGACCTGATGGCCTGTGCCCAGACAG GTTCCGGCAAGACTGCTGCGTTCCTGTTGCCTGTACTGAGTCAGATCTACACTGAAGGCCCAGGAGAAGCCCTCGCTGCCCAGAAGTCTGGAGGACAGGACAACGGAAAGTATGGTCGCCGTAAGCAGTACCCCCTCGCTCTGGTCCTGGCCCCCACCAGAGAACTGGCCCTGCAGATCTATGAAGAGGCCAGAAAG TTTGCATACCGGTCCCGTGTGCGTCCTTGTGTGGTGTACGGAGGGGCTGACATTGGCCAgcagatcagagacctggagcgAGGCTGTCACCTGCTGGTGGCTACACCTGGACGCCTGGTGGACATGATGGAGAGGGGCAAGATCGGCCTCGACTACTGCAA TTACCTGGTGCTGGATGAGGCTGACCGGATGTTGGACATGGGTTTTGAGCCCCAGATCAGACGCATCGTGGAGCAGGACACCATGCCCCCTAAAGGCATCCGCCAGACCATGATGTTCAGCGCTACCTTCCCCAAGGAGATCCAG ATCCTGGCGCGTGACTTCCTGGAGGAGTACATCTTCCTGGCGGTGGGACGTGTGGGCTCCACCTCTGAGAACATCACCCAGAAGGTGGTGTGGGTGGAGGACGGTGACAAGAGGTCCTTCCTCCTGGACTTGCTCAATGCTACAG TCATTCCGAGCGAAGTTCAGGACAATGCAGGTGAAAACATAGAGAAACCTG GTAAGAACTCTCTGACGCTGGTGTTTGTGGAAACCAAGAAGGGAGCGGATGCCCTGGAGGACTTCCTGTACCGTGAGGGTTATGCCTGCACCAGTATCCATGGCGACCGCTCCCAGAGGGACCGAGAGGAGGCTCTGCACCAGTTCCGCTCGGGACGCTGCCCCATCCTGGTTGCCACAGCG GTGGCTGCCCGTGGCCTGGACATCTCCAATGTCAAGCACGTCATCAACTTTGACCTGCCCAGCGATATAGAGGAGTACGTCCACCGTATTGGCCGTACTGGACGTGTGGGCAACCTGG gtcTGGCCACGTCGTTCTTCAACGATAAGAACGGCAACATCACCAAGGACCTTCTGGACATCCTAGTGGAggccaaacaggaagtaccctcCTGGCTGGAGAGCCTGGCCTATGAACACCAGCACAAGAGCAACACCCGCGGACGCTCCAAGAG GTTCACCTCTGGTGGCTTCGGAGCCAGGGACTACCGTCAGACCAGTGGTGGCGGCAGCACTGGAGGGTTCGGTGGTCGTGGTGGACGCCAGCCCAGTGGGCATGGAGGAAACCGTGGATTTGGTGGCGGCG GTGGCTTTGGAGGCAACTTCTACAGCAGTGACGGCTATGGAGGAAACTACTCTCATCAGGGGGGAGTGGACTGGTGGGGCAACTAA
- the LOC109879658 gene encoding ATP-dependent RNA helicase DDX3X isoform X2, translating into MSHVAVENLHGLEQQLAVLGLNNADGQGGGTGRTCYIPPHLRNQEASKNDMPGGWDGGRSNGFVQNGYHDNRMNGGNRYNSGPPRMERGRGGGGFRGGRGGSYNPVQPMQNVGMFGVYDNKDGGGWNTTKDTYTSFGARPDRGKSAFFNNGGSAPRGSYQRGGFGGSGNSRWVEESRDDEDWSKPTQANERLEQELFAGGNTGINFDNYDDIPVEATGQNCPHHIDSFQDVEMGEIIMSNIALTRYTRPTPVQKYAIPIIKNKRDLMACAQTGSGKTAAFLLPVLSQIYTEGPGEALAAQKSGGQDNGKYGRRKQYPLALVLAPTRELALQIYEEARKFAYRSRVRPCVVYGGADIGQQIRDLERGCHLLVATPGRLVDMMERGKIGLDYCNYLVLDEADRMLDMGFEPQIRRIVEQDTMPPKGIRQTMMFSATFPKEIQILARDFLEEYIFLAVGRVGSTSENITQKVVWVEDGDKRSFLLDLLNATVIPSEVQDNAGENIEKPGKNSLTLVFVETKKGADALEDFLYREGYACTSIHGDRSQRDREEALHQFRSGRCPILVATAVAARGLDISNVKHVINFDLPSDIEEYVHRIGRTGRVGNLGLATSFFNDKNGNITKDLLDILVEAKQEVPSWLESLAYEHQHKSNTRGRSKRFTSGGFGARDYRQTSGGGSTGGFGGRGGRQPSGHGGNRGFGGGGGFGGNFYSSDGYGGNYSHQGGVDWWGN; encoded by the exons ATATGCCTGGCGGTTGGGATGGTGGACGCAGCAACGGCTTCGTGCAGAATGGTTACCACGACAACCGCATGAATGGGGGCAACCGGTACAACAGTGGCCCGCCTCGCATGGAGAGGGGCAGGGGGGGTGGAGGTTTCCGTGGTGGCAGGGGCGGGTCCTACAACCCGGTACAGCCTATGCAGAATGTCGGCATGTTTGGAGTCTACGACAACAAAGATGGCGGCGGCTGGAACACGACTAAAGATACCTACACCAGCTTCGGCGCGCGTCCTGATAGGGGGAAGTCTGCTTTTTTCAACAACGGCGGGAGTGCGCCCCGAGGAAG TTACCAGCGTGGAGGGTTTGGAGGCAGTGGAAACAGCCGCTGGGTGGAGGAGTCCAGGGATGATGAGGACTGGTCCAAACCCACTCAGGCCAATGAGCGCCTGGAACA GGAGCTGTTCGCTGGTGGCAACACAGGGATTAACTTTGACAATTACGATGACATTCCAGTTGAGGCCACTGGCCAAAACTGCCCCCATCACATTGACAGC TTCCAAGACGTAGAGATGGGAGAGATCATAATGAGTAACATCGCCCTGACCCGCTACACTCGGCCCACTCCGGTCCAGAAGTACGCCATTCCAATTATCAAGAACAAGAGGGACCTGATGGCCTGTGCCCAGACAG GTTCCGGCAAGACTGCTGCGTTCCTGTTGCCTGTACTGAGTCAGATCTACACTGAAGGCCCAGGAGAAGCCCTCGCTGCCCAGAAGTCTGGAGGACAGGACAACGGAAAGTATGGTCGCCGTAAGCAGTACCCCCTCGCTCTGGTCCTGGCCCCCACCAGAGAACTGGCCCTGCAGATCTATGAAGAGGCCAGAAAG TTTGCATACCGGTCCCGTGTGCGTCCTTGTGTGGTGTACGGAGGGGCTGACATTGGCCAgcagatcagagacctggagcgAGGCTGTCACCTGCTGGTGGCTACACCTGGACGCCTGGTGGACATGATGGAGAGGGGCAAGATCGGCCTCGACTACTGCAA TTACCTGGTGCTGGATGAGGCTGACCGGATGTTGGACATGGGTTTTGAGCCCCAGATCAGACGCATCGTGGAGCAGGACACCATGCCCCCTAAAGGCATCCGCCAGACCATGATGTTCAGCGCTACCTTCCCCAAGGAGATCCAG ATCCTGGCGCGTGACTTCCTGGAGGAGTACATCTTCCTGGCGGTGGGACGTGTGGGCTCCACCTCTGAGAACATCACCCAGAAGGTGGTGTGGGTGGAGGACGGTGACAAGAGGTCCTTCCTCCTGGACTTGCTCAATGCTACAG TCATTCCGAGCGAAGTTCAGGACAATGCAGGTGAAAACATAGAGAAACCTG GTAAGAACTCTCTGACGCTGGTGTTTGTGGAAACCAAGAAGGGAGCGGATGCCCTGGAGGACTTCCTGTACCGTGAGGGTTATGCCTGCACCAGTATCCATGGCGACCGCTCCCAGAGGGACCGAGAGGAGGCTCTGCACCAGTTCCGCTCGGGACGCTGCCCCATCCTGGTTGCCACAGCG GTGGCTGCCCGTGGCCTGGACATCTCCAATGTCAAGCACGTCATCAACTTTGACCTGCCCAGCGATATAGAGGAGTACGTCCACCGTATTGGCCGTACTGGACGTGTGGGCAACCTGG gtcTGGCCACGTCGTTCTTCAACGATAAGAACGGCAACATCACCAAGGACCTTCTGGACATCCTAGTGGAggccaaacaggaagtaccctcCTGGCTGGAGAGCCTGGCCTATGAACACCAGCACAAGAGCAACACCCGCGGACGCTCCAAGAG GTTCACCTCTGGTGGCTTCGGAGCCAGGGACTACCGTCAGACCAGTGGTGGCGGCAGCACTGGAGGGTTCGGTGGTCGTGGTGGACGCCAGCCCAGTGGGCATGGAGGAAACCGTGGATTTGGTGGCGGCG GTGGCTTTGGAGGCAACTTCTACAGCAGTGACGGCTATGGAGGAAACTACTCTCATCAGGGGGGAGTGGACTGGTGGGGCAACTAA